In the genome of Serratia symbiotica (Periphyllus acericola), the window ACCTGCTGGATAAGCCAAGGCTGATAGTCAAAAATGCTTTCGGCGTTTTCGGTGGATGAAAACACTTTGAGCCAACCACGGATGCCGTAAGAAGACCCCATTTTACCGAGTACAATCGGTTGTTTAGGGGCTACCGGTTTAAGTTGTTTGCTTATTGCCACCACCGCGACAGATTACGCTGCTTTCTTAGCGTCTTTGATCAGCGCGTGAACGCGATCAGAGACGGTTGCACCCAGGCCGATCCAATGTTCGATACGATCCAGATCCAGACGCAGGGCTTCGGCCTGACCAGTTGCGATCGGGTTGAAGAAGCCTAAGCGCTCAATGAAACGACCATCACGCGCATTGCGACTATCGGTCACTACTACTTGATAGAATGGACGCTTTTTGGCGCCGCCACGTGCCAAACGAATTGTTACCATAACATCCTCTTTAAGTGAATAAAACAGCCGGGTCCCATTGAGGGACAGGGCCCGGTTGCAATATAAAAAGCCCGATAATTATACTCATTTTGGCGCAAAAAGCAATCTAGAGCGTAGATCGCGCGGGGCAATTTTAGCAGCTA includes:
- the rpsP gene encoding 30S ribosomal protein S16 gives rise to the protein MVTIRLARGGAKKRPFYQVVVTDSRNARDGRFIERLGFFNPIATGQAEALRLDLDRIEHWIGLGATVSDRVHALIKDAKKAA